From Leptolyngbya sp. KIOST-1, one genomic window encodes:
- a CDS encoding AAA family ATPase, which translates to MSFKTSVQHFQTLITSFHPIVVIDTLEEERVQKLIGAACSDMQMAAFEWSIAQGLMRSPDSPDNRWQNEYTPPGTRRGQALPKTAEPIDMLRHIQDLNLKAIFWLKDFAHHLKDPVVARLLREVADQFSHHRSTLVISGSGQTLPPEIAHDAVYFDIKLPEPEELYGAVSEVVRVLKGRVKVELTPEDIHALVKALQGMTLSQTRKVVSYAALHDGKLNADDIKRVLARKARVIHEEGLLDYFPPETNLAQLGGFEGLKGWLNCARVGFTPQARQYNLPAPKGILIVGIQGCGKSLAAKTIARQWQLPLLKLDAGRLYDKYIGESDKNFRRAVTMAETMAPCILWIDEIEKSMGQTSGEADGGLSRRLFGYFLTWLQEKSQEIFVVATANDLSAIPPELLRKGRFDEIFFVDLPEAVERRDILAIHLGRRQQGHDAFDLDELVVATEGFSGAEIEQAVITAYYRALHENRAADTALLLEEIKRTVPLSVTRREDIQRLRAIAQERFVVAR; encoded by the coding sequence ATGTCATTTAAAACCAGCGTGCAGCACTTTCAAACCCTGATCACCTCGTTTCATCCCATTGTGGTGATCGACACCCTCGAAGAGGAACGGGTGCAGAAACTGATCGGCGCGGCCTGTAGCGATATGCAGATGGCGGCCTTTGAGTGGAGCATTGCCCAGGGGCTGATGCGATCGCCCGACAGCCCGGACAACCGCTGGCAGAACGAGTACACGCCCCCCGGCACCAGGCGCGGCCAGGCCTTGCCCAAAACCGCCGAACCCATCGACATGCTGCGCCACATTCAAGACCTCAATCTGAAGGCGATTTTCTGGCTCAAGGACTTTGCCCACCACCTCAAGGACCCGGTGGTGGCGCGGCTGCTGCGGGAAGTGGCCGATCAGTTTTCCCACCACCGCTCGACCCTGGTGATCAGCGGCAGCGGCCAGACCCTACCGCCCGAAATTGCCCACGATGCCGTCTATTTCGACATCAAGCTGCCCGAACCCGAGGAGCTGTATGGGGCGGTGTCGGAGGTGGTGCGGGTGCTGAAGGGCCGCGTCAAGGTAGAGCTGACCCCCGAAGACATTCACGCCCTGGTCAAGGCACTCCAGGGCATGACCCTGAGCCAAACCCGCAAAGTGGTGTCCTACGCCGCCCTCCACGACGGCAAACTCAACGCCGACGACATTAAGCGGGTGCTGGCGCGCAAAGCCCGCGTCATCCACGAAGAAGGGCTGCTCGACTACTTCCCGCCCGAGACCAACCTGGCCCAACTAGGCGGCTTTGAGGGGCTCAAGGGCTGGCTCAACTGTGCCCGGGTGGGCTTTACCCCCCAGGCGCGCCAGTACAACCTGCCCGCCCCAAAGGGCATTCTGATTGTGGGCATTCAGGGTTGCGGCAAGTCGCTGGCGGCCAAGACTATCGCCCGCCAGTGGCAGCTGCCCCTGCTCAAACTCGATGCCGGGCGCCTCTACGACAAGTACATCGGCGAGTCCGACAAAAACTTTCGCCGCGCTGTCACCATGGCCGAAACCATGGCCCCCTGCATTCTCTGGATTGACGAAATCGAAAAAAGCATGGGCCAGACCAGCGGCGAGGCCGACGGCGGGCTGAGCCGTCGCCTGTTTGGCTACTTTCTTACCTGGCTGCAGGAGAAATCCCAGGAAATTTTTGTGGTGGCCACCGCCAACGACCTGTCGGCCATTCCCCCTGAGCTGCTGCGTAAGGGACGCTTTGACGAAATTTTCTTTGTCGATTTGCCCGAGGCTGTTGAGCGCCGCGATATTCTCGCCATTCACCTGGGTCGCCGGCAGCAGGGGCACGACGCCTTTGACCTGGATGAGCTGGTGGTGGCCACGGAGGGCTTTAGCGGAGCCGAGATTGAGCAGGCGGTGATCACCGCCTACTACCGCGCCCTGCACGAAAATCGGGCCGCCGACACCGCCCTGCTGCTCGAAGAGATTAAGCGCACGGTGCCCCTCTCGGTGACCCGCCGCGAGGACATTCAGCGGCTGCGGGCGATCGCCCAGGAGCGCTTTGTGGTGGCTCGCTAG
- a CDS encoding bacteriorhodopsin, whose protein sequence is MVMDWQAILHWLYVGGMALGALHFWTLSRNPKGVPQYEYAVAIFIPIWSGLAYMAMALEQGKVEAAGQLAHYARYLDWVVTTPLLLLALSWTAMQFLPKKDWTLIGALMGTQVVVIGTGLIADLSERTEVRYLWYFCGVAAFLVVMWGIWAPLRAKTRAQGQELSDLYDKLLIYFTVLWIGYPVVWIIGPSGLGLINQTTDTLLFCVLPFFSKVGFSFLDLHGLRSLQAPGTASETDHVVRSTFSIWGIPIALQPSQRRGPRYRFKDSR, encoded by the coding sequence ATGGTTATGGACTGGCAGGCAATTTTGCACTGGCTGTATGTGGGGGGAATGGCCCTGGGGGCGCTGCACTTCTGGACCCTCAGCCGCAATCCGAAGGGGGTGCCCCAGTACGAATACGCGGTGGCTATTTTTATTCCAATCTGGTCGGGGCTGGCCTATATGGCGATGGCTCTGGAGCAGGGCAAAGTGGAGGCGGCGGGGCAGTTGGCCCACTACGCCCGATACCTGGACTGGGTTGTGACCACGCCGCTGCTGTTGCTGGCCCTGAGTTGGACGGCCATGCAGTTTTTGCCCAAAAAAGACTGGACGTTGATTGGGGCCCTGATGGGCACCCAGGTCGTGGTGATTGGGACGGGGCTAATTGCCGATCTGTCGGAGCGAACGGAGGTACGGTACCTGTGGTACTTCTGTGGGGTGGCGGCTTTTCTGGTGGTGATGTGGGGCATCTGGGCACCGCTGCGGGCTAAAACCCGCGCCCAGGGGCAGGAACTGTCGGATCTGTACGACAAGCTGCTGATTTACTTTACTGTGCTGTGGATTGGCTACCCGGTGGTGTGGATTATTGGTCCCTCGGGCCTGGGGCTGATCAACCAGACCACCGATACCCTGCTGTTTTGCGTCCTACCCTTTTTCTCGAAGGTGGGCTTTAGTTTTCTCGACCTGCACGGACTGCGATCGCTGCAAGCCCCCGGCACCGCTAGCGAAACTGACCATGTGGTGCGCTCCACTTTCAGCATCTGGGGCATTCCCATCGCCCTGCAGCCGTCGCAGCGTCGAGGCCCCCGCTACCGGTTCAAAGACTCCCGTTAG
- a CDS encoding DUF4168 domain-containing protein translates to MLKAALLSGSLAAVLLGLSAAVLPAPGLAQAPAPQTTPLDLDDDQLDRFVSALQSVRGIEQATQAAIVAAVEAEGLTMDEFNRLVQTLQESNGAELPPPQVAPFRTAAEQVVAIQSAGYETMAAAIQAEDLTVEEFDQILYQAQRDPVLLEQINQRLAE, encoded by the coding sequence ATGCTCAAAGCAGCCCTGCTATCCGGATCGCTGGCCGCAGTCCTGCTGGGTCTGTCTGCGGCGGTTCTGCCCGCCCCAGGTCTGGCCCAGGCCCCAGCCCCCCAGACCACCCCCCTCGACCTGGATGACGACCAGCTCGATCGCTTCGTCAGCGCTTTACAGAGCGTTCGAGGGATTGAGCAGGCCACTCAGGCCGCGATCGTGGCCGCCGTTGAGGCCGAAGGGCTGACGATGGATGAGTTCAACCGTCTGGTGCAGACCCTCCAGGAATCCAATGGCGCTGAGCTACCGCCGCCGCAGGTTGCCCCTTTCCGCACCGCCGCCGAGCAGGTGGTGGCGATCCAGTCTGCGGGCTACGAGACCATGGCCGCGGCCATTCAAGCCGAAGATTTGACCGTGGAAGAGTTTGACCAGATTTTGTACCAGGCCCAGCGCGATCCGGTTCTGCTGGAGCAGATTAACCAGCGCTTGGCGGAGTAG